Proteins from a single region of Candidatus Bathyarchaeota archaeon:
- a CDS encoding competence/damage-inducible protein A, producing the protein MTFNIEIIAVGEEILKGRIVDTNSPWIVAQATSAGANITRITCVGDNLSDIEAVIRDAIQRGVDLVVTVGGLGPTPDDRTLEGIAKATGRQFRLDERILRILERKYNEFAQQRGIKLTPEMLEGQRKMAFTAEGSEPIENPLGTAPGIKLQVNKTMIISLPGVPAEMKAIFERSLLPLIRSKTKKCSLVKTVRVKMFESELISVLQEVTKAYPQTYLKSYAVDPTAHRREIGLKVDIIAESETEEKCREILEGAFQKLKALVEERGSKITLE; encoded by the coding sequence TTGACATTTAATATAGAGATTATCGCGGTTGGAGAAGAAATACTGAAAGGAAGAATAGTAGACACTAACTCGCCGTGGATTGTAGCCCAAGCAACAAGCGCCGGAGCAAACATTACGCGGATAACTTGCGTCGGAGATAATCTAAGCGACATTGAGGCGGTTATTCGAGATGCTATTCAGCGTGGCGTTGATTTGGTAGTTACAGTTGGAGGACTTGGTCCAACGCCAGACGATAGAACCTTAGAGGGGATTGCTAAGGCTACCGGCAGACAGTTTAGGCTAGATGAGCGGATACTCAGAATTCTGGAGAGAAAATACAATGAATTTGCTCAGCAAAGGGGAATTAAGTTAACGCCAGAAATGCTAGAGGGTCAAAGAAAAATGGCTTTCACTGCTGAAGGTTCTGAACCTATAGAAAACCCGCTTGGTACTGCACCGGGAATTAAACTGCAAGTCAATAAAACGATGATAATCTCCTTGCCTGGGGTTCCAGCAGAAATGAAAGCTATCTTCGAAAGAAGCTTACTTCCCCTAATTCGAAGCAAGACTAAGAAGTGTAGTCTCGTCAAAACCGTTAGGGTAAAAATGTTTGAATCCGAGTTGATTTCAGTATTACAAGAGGTAACGAAAGCTTATCCTCAAACTTATTTAAAGTCATATGCTGTTGATCCTACCGCCCATAGGCGTGAAATAGGTCTAAAAGTTGACATAATTGCAGAAAGCGAAACTGAAGAAAAGTGCCGAGAAATTCTAGAGGGGGCATTTCAGAAACTAAAAGCTTTAGTTGAAGAACGAGGTAGCAAAATTACACTTGAATAA
- a CDS encoding desulforedoxin, translating to MRREVCGTEVIITRGGQGMLICTGKEMTTAHAVCLS from the coding sequence GTGCGAAGAGAAGTGTGCGGTACAGAGGTTATCATTACTAGGGGCGGACAAGGTATGCTGATCTGCACTGGCAAAGAAATGACGACTGCGCACGCCGTATGCTTGTCGTAA